The following is a genomic window from Merismopedia glauca CCAP 1448/3.
ATACTCTTGGACGGCTTCTTGAGTCTTTAAGCCGTTACCAGTGATGTAGGCAACTGTGGTTTCTTCTGGGTCAATTTTACCAGCTTCTACTAGTTTTTTGAGGACTGCGATCGTGGTTCCGCCTGCGGTTTCGGTGAAGATACCTTCAGTTTCGGCTAGTAATTTAATGGCTTCAATAATTTCAGCATCGTTGACAGATTCAATGTTACCGCCAGTCTTGCGGGCAATTTCTAAAGCATAAACTGCATCGGCAGGGTTACCAATTGCCAGAGATTTGGCAATGGTGTTGGGTTTAACTGGGGTGATGAAGTCTCGTCCTTCTTGGAAGGCTTTGGCGATGGGAGAGCAACCTTCGGCTTGTGCGCCACTGAAACGAACGTGTTTATCTTCAATCAAGCCGACTTTGATGAATTCTTGGAAACCTTTGTGAATCTTGGTGAAAAGGGAACCAGATGCTAAAGGTGCAACAATATGATCTGGGAGTTCCCATCCTAGTTGTTCGACTACTTCATAACCCAAGGTTTTGGAACCTTCAGAGTAGTAAGGGCGCAGATTGATATTGACAAATCCCCAACCATATGTATTGGCAACTTCACAACAAAGGCGGTTAACCTGATCGTAGTTGCCTTGAACTGACATGACGGTGGGACCGTAGATTAGAGTTCCCAGGACTTTCCCAGCTTCCAAATCGGAGGGGATGAAGACGCAACAATCCAATCCAGCATGAGCAGCGATCGCGGCGGTAGAATTAGCTAAGTTCCCCGTACTGGCACAAGATACGGTGGTAAAGCCTAATTCTTTGGCGCGGGTTAAAGCGACGGAAACTACCCGATCTTTGAAGCTCAAAGTGGGCATATTGACGGCATCATTCTTGATATAAAGCTTTTTCAACCCCAAGCGTCTCGCCAAGCGATTTGCTTGCAACAGTGGAGTCATCCCCGTCCCCACATCAATCGGATTGTCGGTAGCTACTGGTAAAAAGTCGCGGTAGCGCCAGATTGATTTAGGGCCAGCTTCAATTGTAGCTCTAGTTACCCGACGGGCGATCGCGCTGTAGTCGTAACTTACTTCTAATGGTCCAAAGCACAACTCGCAAACGTGAATTGCTGTAG
Proteins encoded in this region:
- the thrC gene encoding threonine synthase, with the translated sequence MTQATQSPTKVDSKASFTGLKCKECGTEYEATAIHVCELCFGPLEVSYDYSAIARRVTRATIEAGPKSIWRYRDFLPVATDNPIDVGTGMTPLLQANRLARRLGLKKLYIKNDAVNMPTLSFKDRVVSVALTRAKELGFTTVSCASTGNLANSTAAIAAHAGLDCCVFIPSDLEAGKVLGTLIYGPTVMSVQGNYDQVNRLCCEVANTYGWGFVNINLRPYYSEGSKTLGYEVVEQLGWELPDHIVAPLASGSLFTKIHKGFQEFIKVGLIEDKHVRFSGAQAEGCSPIAKAFQEGRDFITPVKPNTIAKSLAIGNPADAVYALEIARKTGGNIESVNDAEIIEAIKLLAETEGIFTETAGGTTIAVLKKLVEAGKIDPEETTVAYITGNGLKTQEAVQEYAGQPLTIEAKLDSFERALERSRTLERLDWQQVSV